CAATCGAAACAATTATATTTAAGTACCAGGGCAATCCAATAGCCGCTCCAATCGGTATTGCACCACGAAGCTCAATTATAGGCAGCATTGATATAAGAAATATTCCAATCATTTTGTTTAAAAGTGGAGCTCCAATCAAAGTTACCTTTATAAAATTTTTAAAAGATTCCATCATTTTTATTTTTTACTTTATAATAATTACATTCATTAATTATTACAAATTTCTCCTTTATTGTTTATTTACGTTGTTTCAAGAGAACGCATGCTCTATTTTTTTATTTAAAATCTTATCTAATTCTTACAAAAATTCATACATTTACAACATATTTCCAACTAAATTTAATTATTTTTTTGTAATCACAAATATTAACGGCTGTGATTTTTCCAAGATAAACCCAGATTCATTAAAGCCACCAAATACTTTTACATTGCTTATGCCTAACTGTTCAAAAAATTTCATAAAATCAAAATAATTGACATTTGTTAAAACTTCCTCATTTTCAAACTTATCATCCAAAATAGTTTTGAAAATCACATTATTATCAGAATTTTTGTAATAATAACGTTCAAATTTCACATTTTCATTTTCAATCAATGGTAAATTTCCCAAAAAATCAGATTCAGATTTTTGATTTTCAAAAAATTTATAAAAATTTATTAGTTGAATAATCAGTTTTCCATTATTTTCAAGCTGTGAATAAGCCTTTTTTAAAAATAAAAAAATCTCATCTTTGCTATTCAAATGCGATAACGTATTTCCAACATTTATTATTGTGTCGAATTTTCCCAATTCATCAATTTTCAGCATATCCAATTTTTTTACATCAACATTTTTTTCTCTAGCCTGCTCAATCAATTTTTCATTTATATCAATCGAAATTACATCATATCCTTCATTTTTCAGAAATTTTGACAAATTGCCTGTTGCAGCTCCCACATCAAGCACTTTTTTCCCTGTAATATATTTTTGAAAAAAATTCTTCTGAACATCTGAAAGCGAAAAAATAAAATCATATTTTTCTGCGATTGTATCGTAAAACTTTTTCATATTTTTTTTATTTTCCATATTTTCTCCAAATTTTAAAATTTTTTGAATTTTAACAGCAAAGTTATAATTTTAGATTATTATAACATAAATTTTATAAAATAAGAATTAAATTTGCCCAACTTTTTGGGGTCAACACATCTATCTAATTTATATAATTTTTTTGATAAAATTCTTATTCTTTAACAAGTATTAATAACATTTTGAAATTTTCTGTTTCGGCTTCCACAGCATGAGGTATATTTGCAGGAAGAACAGCACTTTCACCTTTTTTCACAACAAATGGTTTTCCATCAACATAATATTTCCCTTCCCCATCAAGCACAGTAACCAAAGCATCTCCAGGTGCTTTATGTGGATCAAGACTCTCACCTTTCCAAAAAGACATAATTGTCATTACTAAGTTTGGTTTTGCTACCAAATTTTTACTTACTATTTTCCCTTCCTGATATTCAACAACTTCAGCAAGATTAAAAGCACTTGCACTTTCCAGC
This is a stretch of genomic DNA from Leptotrichia hofstadii. It encodes these proteins:
- a CDS encoding class I SAM-dependent methyltransferase; amino-acid sequence: MENKKNMKKFYDTIAEKYDFIFSLSDVQKNFFQKYITGKKVLDVGAATGNLSKFLKNEGYDVISIDINEKLIEQAREKNVDVKKLDMLKIDELGKFDTIINVGNTLSHLNSKDEIFLFLKKAYSQLENNGKLIIQLINFYKFFENQKSESDFLGNLPLIENENVKFERYYYKNSDNNVIFKTILDDKFENEEVLTNVNYFDFMKFFEQLGISNVKVFGGFNESGFILEKSQPLIFVITKK